The nucleotide sequence ACTGCAGAGAGAATAATCGCAGGAGCAAATATGGTGATTCCGGCAGCCAATCCTCGTTGAATGAGAAATAATATAGCTGTTAGAGTACGGGTTTTACGGTCGAAACGGGTTTCCAAATACTCATAAGCTGTAAATACTTTGAGGCGGTGATATATGGGAATAAACACCAGACAAATAATCACCATGGCAATAGGTAGTCCGAAATAGAACTGAACAAATCCCATCCCGCTGTGAAATGCCTGTCCGGGGGTGGATAAGAAGGTAATTGCGCTCGCCTGGGTTGCCATCACACTAAGTCCTATGGTCCACCAGCGCGCATCATTGCCTCCTTTTAAATAGTCGGTTACGTTTTTACTGCCGCGGGTTTTCCAGGTACCATAAAGAACGATAAACAATAAGGTACTGCATAATACGATCCAGTCGAGTTGCTGCATAATTAGGTGTAAGAATTCATAATAAAATAGAAAAGAACGATGTACAACGCATTAAGTAACAATACCAGTGTATAGCTCCATTTCCATGTATATTTTTGTTTTTCTTCAGTCATAAGAACCTCTTTATTCGTTTCTTTCTTTTCCAAGGGAGAGCAGGTTAGCAAAAAGGCGATACGCCCCGGGAACCCCGGCAGGTAATTCTCTAAAAAAGCTTAGTCCCGTGTATATATAATACCCTTTTCCGTATTTGGCTACAAGGAGTGATCCCTTGGTTTCCGGATCATTTACATCGTGCATCCCTAAGATCGGGGTAAACTCGGCGGCCCATTCGTTTGGGAAGTACAAACCGCGTTCCTGAACCCAGTTGTCGAAATCGAGACCGGTGATCTTGTTAGGGTAATTTAATACAGGATGATTAGGAGCGAGTATACGTACTTCCGAACCTTCATCGGTTACTCGATCGCGTGACAGTGACAAGGAATAAGGTGCTAAGTCTGGAGTGACCAGCCTGTGGCTCGTATTGTATTGCAGTAACAGATTTCCTCCATTTGCTACATATTCATTTAGAATATTTTGCTTGAATGCCAGCTCCGGAACCGTATTATACGCACGTATGCCCACTACTATGGCATCAAAACGACTCAGATTCTCAGGGGTGATCTCTTCCGGCTCAATGGTGGTTACCTCATATCCAATTTGCTTTAAACTCTCAGGGATAGCGTCTCCGGCACCATTGATATATCCAATAGCATCTCCTTCTTTTTTAATATTTAGCCTTACGATCTTTGCTTCAGAAGGCATTAGAACACTTTGATACGGAAAATGATCGTAATCCAGCGTGATGAGTTCCTTATCGAAAAACCGATCACCAATCTGAACCAAGGGCTTTAACACCCCTTCACTCTGATCTGCCGGAGGATTTACAGTAAAGATCACCGTTTGCTCTTCCCCAATATTGGCAAGTGAAAATGTGTGTTGCGCAGGATTAACCACCCATCCATTTGGGTGTTGCAGGGTCACTGTCCCGGTGATATTTTCCCTTCCTGCCCTTACGATCACAGGTATCTCCCGCGATTCGCTATTTGAAAAAATTAGGACTTTTTCGGGAATTTCTGAAGTCACCTGCGGAAGTATTTCCAGAGGACGGTATACTTCTCCCTTAACAGGGTCATTACGTTTATATAGAATATTTTTTTCGGTGATTACTGTGGATCGACTGATCCCCAATTGAAACACCAATTTTTCTGAAGCTGGGGTCTCCGGTAGACCAATTAAGTCCCGGGGTGCTTTATACATCCCCAGGCTCCCTTTTTCATTAAGCCAATAGGGCGTTGAATAACCGGTACTTTCAGAAGTAATGCTAACCTCAAAGCTTTGCTTTTCGTTCGCTTCAAGCGTAGTGGAAGGAAGATCCAGTTTTTTTCCGCCAGTTGTAGATACGGCCTGCAATACAACGGGAAAACTACTGCGATTGATCGCTTCAATATTGACGGTATAGGATTGTCCGGGATTTATAGTATTTGTCACGGAAACGGCTTCGAGGAAAATTCCGCCGGCATCTAGGATAAGTTGTTCCAGTTGTTTGAGCTTGATCTCCCGCCAGTGGTCGTTTTTCAGGAGTTTTACCTGTTCGTATGCCTGTAAAAGTGAAGGCAACATGGCCGAAGGGTCCTTAAAATTGAAATTCTCCTCCAGTGGATTCAGGATTGCACCAATCGCAGCACCGCCTTCAATACGAGACCAGCTGGTATCGATCCCGTCGAAAAGGTTGTTCTTGTCCTTCGGAAAATCCCCTTTTAAAAATTCGAGGTATTCGGTCTGATTACCTCTCGTTCCGGTACTTCCGAATCCTTGTGACTTATGCATACTCCTGCTTAATGAAGCGATCTCCCCGTTTGAAAGGCCCAAAGAGGGATAGTAATTTCCCGTTTCCACTTCCACCAGATTTGTCTTATCTGCTTTTTCAAAATTTTCCTCACTGCCGTAAAACCACCATGAGGTATTGAAAAACAAACGCTTAGGCTGCCAAACTCCAAACCGTTTAGCACTTTCAGAATAATTTGTAGGATCACTTGCCAAGTCGAAAGCTTCGAAGCCCAACATAGCCGAAGAAGTATGGTGCCCATGGGTAGAGCCGGGATTTCTATGATTAAAGCGGTTTACGATGATATCGGGTTTAAAGCTGCGTATCGCTCTTACTACATCGCTCAATACTTCATCTTTGTTCCAGATCTTCAATGTTTCATCGGGATGTTTAGAATATCCAAAATCGTTGGCACGGGTAAAAAGCTGTTGTCCGCCATCGATGCGTCTTGCAGCAAGCAATTCCTGGGTTCTTATTACTCCCAGGAGCTCTCTTATCTCGGGACCAATCAGATTTTGTCCGCCATCCCCTCGGGTAAGTGATAAATAGGCGGTACGTGCTTTAACATCGTTTGCTAGGAAGGAAATAAGTCGGGTGTTTTCATCATCGGGATGTGCGGCAATATATAATGCCGAGCCCAGAAAATTAAGTTTTTGAAGGTTGTGATATATTTCGGAAGCAGTTGGTTTTTGGGGTGGTTGTGCGATTATGGGAAAAGAAAGCAGAAGGAATACCAACAGTATTTTTCGCATGATTTGATCGATTTTTTCGGTAAGAATCAAATATACCGAAAATAAAAAAGCGCTTTAATCTATTGGCTGTTCTTTAACATTTTTATCCTCTTCGTGTAGAAACTCATCAAACTCGTCTGGTTTTATGATACTTACACCCTTTTGAAGCAGCAAACTATTGGGGTAAGTGATAATTTCTCCGGACGGACTTTTAAGAACGATCTGAAAGGTTTTAATATCTTCAATAATACCTTCAAAGGTGTATTCTTTGTCGTGAATTTTTATAAAATCCCCGATCTTATAGGGAAACGTAAAGAACATGATGATTCCACTGGTAATGTTACTTAGGATGGACCATTGGGCAAAAAAACCTATCCCTATCACGGCAAAAACAGAGGACATCACCCAGCCCAGATCCTTAAATTCTACGCCCCAAACGAGCGTAAGACCGATGAGGATAAAAAATATAGTCGCAAAAACAATGTGCTTTAGAATGAGACCAGTGCGGTGTTCTACGCGCTCCGATTTTTTTGCAAAACGTATTACCAGACGATTCAGGATTAGTCGAATGACCAAAAAGACTACAACAATGGTAAGTGATTGCAGAATTTGACTTAAGTGCGCTTCAATGATCTCTCTCATATTACAAAGCTAAGGAATCCCTGAGGATCTCATCTTTTTTATTGTTCTGACGCCAGTACGCAGATCGCATTCTTTTTAGTTTTACTGCGGTCGTCTTCAACCTACTGGTATCGTTCTCCCTTCCCGCATTTGTTTCTTCCCATTGCTCAATTTCGTACGGAAATGTACTGTTAAAATACCAGGTGATCTGCCGTTGAAGTTCCGGGTAATTGACTGAATAAATACTGAGTGAATCTCCTTGCTTTAAACTGGCAAAAGCGGTATGAATCTCTGGTTTCTTATGATGGAAGCGCATATATTCAAACGATGGGAGAATATGAATATCTCCGGTAGGCAGTTCGTTTGGATCGATACGAATTAGGTTCCACAGTTCGTTTTCCAGCCAGCTTTGTTGCAATGAGACTTCCATATCGGCTTCACCGGCAAAATACGAATGGGTCGTGATCTCGAAATCATCCCGGTTGTTGAGTTGCATGTAGACCTGCCCACACCATTCCTGTACCGAATGACTTACTTTTAAAGCGTGACCCTGGTTGGTAATGGGAGAGAATGTACTGGTCATAACCGAATATGGATAAATTCCGGTTATAAAGTTCTTGGTGTTGTTCAGTTTTAAAACAGAAATGGTCTCTTCAGAAGCGTTATTTGCCTTAACCTGTTCGTCACGAAGAAAATCCTCGGTAACAAAGATATTTACCGAAGTTCCCTCCCTTAGTTCCCCATATCGCTCCTGAACAAGACTGTAGGAGGTAAGTTCTGCCGTACCATTATACCAATATGATTTGAATTCTTCCGTAAGATTGCGTTCGTTCTGTTCTTTTTTAGTTTCCTTTTGATCACTACTTAACGGAATTAAGTTTTTTTCAGAATCGGCGCAACTCCAAATGAACATTAAAGAAAGAAATACAAAAGAATATGGGAAGCGTAGCAATTTCATTCTGAAGTGGTTTTCAACAAAAATACTTAAAAAAATCACTGCCCGGCAATCTCAAGCAGGGTTTTGTAGACCAATGCGGTTGGCAGCCCCATCACATTAAAATATGAGCCTTCGAGGCGTTCTATAGCAATATATCCTATCCATTCCTGAACTCCATAACTTCCCGCCTTATCAAATGGTTCGTAAGTTCGTAAGTAATGGTCGATCTCCGCCGAAGAAAGTTCCTTGAACCAGACCGTCGTGGTGTCGTGTATGGTCTTCTGAAATGATATTGTAGTAAAACAAACCGATGTGATAACTTGATGCTTAGCCCCGCTCAAACGCTGCAACATTTTTCTGGCTTCTTCAGTATCGCGTGGTTTCCCGATAGCAATATTGTCTTTCCAGACAACGGTGTCGCTCGTAATAAGCAAGTCTTTTTCTGAAAGATCGGGGAAGGCGGTCGCTTTAAGTTGTGATAAATAGTCTGTGATAGCTGAAGCCTTTAAATGGTCCGGGTATGTTTCTTCAATCTCTCTGACTTCTATACTGAAGTCCACATCCAGTTCCTTAAAGAATTTCTGACGGCGGGGAGATCCTGACGCCAGTATGATATTGTAATCTTTTAATGTATTCCGAAGCATATTTTATTTTTAAAACCTTTAAACTTCAACCCGTAACCCCTCCCATTTTTAATGTCAGTGTGCAAAAGGATGGAGTAGGATGGAACCCATTCCAAAAAGCATGATCAATTTCAATAAAACTGACAAACGGCTGTAATCTTTAGGGGAATCTGCCGTCCATGCTTTTACACAAAAAAACAGTAATGGAGCTACTACACATAATAAGAAATACAATACTGTCCATTGTCTGTCATATAGAAAGGTATACATATAAGCAATGACTGCTGCCAGCGCGATCACGCCTAAGATAAAAACGATCAAAATAGTGCGTTTTCGTCCAATGGCGATAGGTAAAGTATTCATTCCACCGTTCTTATCACCATTTATATCCTGCATATCTTTTACGATCTCTCTAATGAAATTCAGTAAAAAAGCAAAGAGGGCATAATCGATCAATATTCTGAATACAGCCGACAAACTCTCGCGATTTTGATCGGTGATGCCAGGCACTAGATCAAAGATCCCTACAATAATGATGCTTAGCGCCACCAATGCCGAAATAAGGAGATTGCCTACCAATAAT is from Constantimarinum furrinae and encodes:
- a CDS encoding mechanosensitive ion channel domain-containing protein produces the protein MREIIEAHLSQILQSLTIVVVFLVIRLILNRLVIRFAKKSERVEHRTGLILKHIVFATIFFILIGLTLVWGVEFKDLGWVMSSVFAVIGIGFFAQWSILSNITSGIIMFFTFPYKIGDFIKIHDKEYTFEGIIEDIKTFQIVLKSPSGEIITYPNSLLLQKGVSIIKPDEFDEFLHEEDKNVKEQPID
- a CDS encoding septum formation inhibitor Maf encodes the protein MKLLRFPYSFVFLSLMFIWSCADSEKNLIPLSSDQKETKKEQNERNLTEEFKSYWYNGTAELTSYSLVQERYGELREGTSVNIFVTEDFLRDEQVKANNASEETISVLKLNNTKNFITGIYPYSVMTSTFSPITNQGHALKVSHSVQEWCGQVYMQLNNRDDFEITTHSYFAGEADMEVSLQQSWLENELWNLIRIDPNELPTGDIHILPSFEYMRFHHKKPEIHTAFASLKQGDSLSIYSVNYPELQRQITWYFNSTFPYEIEQWEETNAGRENDTSRLKTTAVKLKRMRSAYWRQNNKKDEILRDSLAL
- a CDS encoding geranylgeranylglycerol-phosphate geranylgeranyltransferase, which codes for MNYLKLIRPVNLLFIAMVQLFFKFGLFQPYSIDTVLNNLSFSLLIIATLCIAAGGYVINDIYDVNIDRINKPTKVIVGTKISEKNANRYYILLNVIGVGIGFFLANKIGKPGFAALFIGISALLYLYTSYLKSILLVGNLLISALVALSIIIVGIFDLVPGITDQNRESLSAVFRILIDYALFAFLLNFIREIVKDMQDINGDKNGGMNTLPIAIGRKRTILIVFILGVIALAAVIAYMYTFLYDRQWTVLYFLLCVVAPLLFFCVKAWTADSPKDYSRLSVLLKLIMLFGMGSILLHPFAH
- a CDS encoding PIG-L family deacetylase translates to MRKILLVFLLLSFPIIAQPPQKPTASEIYHNLQKLNFLGSALYIAAHPDDENTRLISFLANDVKARTAYLSLTRGDGGQNLIGPEIRELLGVIRTQELLAARRIDGGQQLFTRANDFGYSKHPDETLKIWNKDEVLSDVVRAIRSFKPDIIVNRFNHRNPGSTHGHHTSSAMLGFEAFDLASDPTNYSESAKRFGVWQPKRLFFNTSWWFYGSEENFEKADKTNLVEVETGNYYPSLGLSNGEIASLSRSMHKSQGFGSTGTRGNQTEYLEFLKGDFPKDKNNLFDGIDTSWSRIEGGAAIGAILNPLEENFNFKDPSAMLPSLLQAYEQVKLLKNDHWREIKLKQLEQLILDAGGIFLEAVSVTNTINPGQSYTVNIEAINRSSFPVVLQAVSTTGGKKLDLPSTTLEANEKQSFEVSITSESTGYSTPYWLNEKGSLGMYKAPRDLIGLPETPASEKLVFQLGISRSTVITEKNILYKRNDPVKGEVYRPLEILPQVTSEIPEKVLIFSNSESREIPVIVRAGRENITGTVTLQHPNGWVVNPAQHTFSLANIGEEQTVIFTVNPPADQSEGVLKPLVQIGDRFFDKELITLDYDHFPYQSVLMPSEAKIVRLNIKKEGDAIGYINGAGDAIPESLKQIGYEVTTIEPEEITPENLSRFDAIVVGIRAYNTVPELAFKQNILNEYVANGGNLLLQYNTSHRLVTPDLAPYSLSLSRDRVTDEGSEVRILAPNHPVLNYPNKITGLDFDNWVQERGLYFPNEWAAEFTPILGMHDVNDPETKGSLLVAKYGKGYYIYTGLSFFRELPAGVPGAYRLFANLLSLGKERNE
- a CDS encoding Maf family nucleotide pyrophosphatase; the protein is MLRNTLKDYNIILASGSPRRQKFFKELDVDFSIEVREIEETYPDHLKASAITDYLSQLKATAFPDLSEKDLLITSDTVVWKDNIAIGKPRDTEEARKMLQRLSGAKHQVITSVCFTTISFQKTIHDTTTVWFKELSSAEIDHYLRTYEPFDKAGSYGVQEWIGYIAIERLEGSYFNVMGLPTALVYKTLLEIAGQ